A portion of the Roseovarius sp. SCSIO 43702 genome contains these proteins:
- a CDS encoding FkbM family methyltransferase, with product MASLKKWLDRRRNPWKGVFYDAFKLWKAENGPARLYAYDTLPEGATVLDFGGFEGTWADRILAAQPSADIHVFEPHPVFAAHLTQKFAERENVHVHAFALGRTDGTLSLSDTGDASSAVADLEKSLEAPVKAVSQFFDAHPLPAIDLVKINIEGGEYDLLPALLDAGVMDRIARLQVQFHLFDPAFAEARDAIRTRLSETHDCAWCYPFVWEEWRRRT from the coding sequence ATGGCATCGCTCAAGAAATGGCTCGACCGCCGCCGCAACCCCTGGAAAGGGGTTTTCTACGACGCGTTCAAGCTCTGGAAGGCCGAGAACGGCCCCGCGCGGCTCTATGCCTACGACACGCTGCCCGAGGGCGCGACCGTGCTCGACTTCGGCGGCTTCGAAGGCACCTGGGCCGACCGGATCCTCGCCGCGCAGCCCTCCGCCGACATCCACGTGTTCGAGCCGCACCCCGTCTTCGCCGCCCACCTGACCCAGAAATTCGCGGAGCGGGAGAATGTCCACGTCCACGCCTTCGCGCTCGGCCGGACCGACGGCACGCTCTCGCTTTCGGACACGGGCGATGCCTCCTCGGCGGTGGCCGACCTCGAGAAAAGCCTCGAAGCCCCCGTCAAGGCCGTATCGCAGTTCTTCGACGCGCACCCCCTGCCCGCGATCGACCTGGTGAAGATCAACATCGAGGGCGGCGAATACGACCTGCTGCCAGCCCTCCTCGACGCGGGCGTCATGGACCGCATCGCCCGGCTCCAGGTGCAGTTCCATCTCTTCGACCCGGCCTTCGCCGAGGCCCGTGACGCGATCCGCACACGCCTTTCCGAAACGCATGACTGTGCCTGGTGCTATCCCTTCGTCTGGGAGGAATGGCGCCGGCGGACCTGA
- the guaB gene encoding IMP dehydrogenase, giving the protein MEIREALTFDDVLLVPAASNVLPSTADTRTHVTRSIALNIPLLSSAMDTVTEGRMAICMAQAGGMGVIHRNLTVDEQAEEVRRVKRFESGIVDNPITLSPDQTLRDARELMERYGFSGFPVVDGKGRVVGIVTNRDMRFAQHDDTPVKAMMTADDLAILHEPADRDEAISLMKARRIEKLLVTDDEGKLTGLLTLKDTEKAVLNPTACKDPLGRLRVAAASTVGDAGFERSEALVDAGVDMVVIDTAHGHSEGVAEAVRRVKRLGNEVQVVAGNVATAEATRALIDAGADAVKVGIGPGSICTTRMVAGVGVPQLTAIMDCAGAAGDVPVIADGGIKFSGDFAKAIAAGASCAMVGSMIAGTDESPGEVILYQGRSFKAYRGMGSLGAMARGSADRYFQKDAASDKLVPEGIEGQVPYKGPAGAVVHQLVGGLRAAMGYTGCATVPDMREKAQFVRITGAGLRESHVHDVQITRESPNYRIG; this is encoded by the coding sequence ATGGAGATTCGTGAGGCCCTGACCTTCGACGATGTCCTGCTTGTTCCCGCCGCGTCGAACGTCCTTCCCAGCACGGCCGATACCCGCACCCATGTGACGCGCTCGATCGCGCTCAACATCCCGCTCCTGAGTTCGGCCATGGACACCGTGACCGAGGGCCGCATGGCGATTTGCATGGCGCAGGCGGGCGGCATGGGCGTCATCCACCGCAACCTCACGGTGGATGAGCAGGCCGAGGAAGTCCGGCGCGTCAAGCGTTTCGAGAGCGGGATTGTCGACAACCCGATCACGCTCAGCCCCGACCAGACGCTGCGCGACGCCCGCGAGCTGATGGAGCGCTACGGGTTCTCGGGCTTTCCGGTGGTCGATGGGAAGGGCCGTGTGGTGGGCATCGTCACCAACCGCGACATGCGCTTCGCGCAGCATGACGACACGCCGGTCAAGGCGATGATGACCGCCGACGACCTCGCCATCCTGCACGAGCCCGCCGACCGCGACGAGGCGATCAGCCTGATGAAGGCGCGGCGCATCGAGAAACTGCTCGTCACGGATGACGAGGGCAAGCTCACCGGGCTTCTGACGCTGAAGGACACCGAAAAGGCGGTTCTGAACCCCACGGCCTGCAAGGACCCGCTTGGCCGCCTGCGGGTGGCCGCGGCCTCGACCGTGGGCGACGCGGGCTTCGAGCGCAGCGAGGCGCTGGTCGATGCGGGGGTCGACATGGTGGTGATCGACACGGCGCATGGCCATTCCGAGGGCGTGGCCGAGGCCGTGCGGCGGGTGAAGCGGCTCGGCAACGAGGTGCAGGTCGTCGCCGGCAACGTGGCCACCGCCGAGGCCACCCGCGCGCTGATCGACGCGGGCGCGGACGCGGTGAAGGTGGGGATCGGGCCGGGCTCGATCTGTACCACGCGGATGGTGGCGGGCGTCGGTGTGCCGCAATTGACCGCGATCATGGATTGTGCCGGCGCGGCAGGCGACGTGCCGGTGATCGCCGATGGCGGCATCAAGTTCTCGGGCGATTTCGCCAAGGCGATCGCGGCGGGCGCCTCCTGTGCCATGGTGGGCAGCATGATCGCCGGCACGGACGAGAGCCCCGGCGAGGTGATCCTCTACCAGGGCCGCAGCTTCAAGGCCTATCGCGGGATGGGCTCCCTCGGCGCGATGGCGCGGGGCTCGGCCGACCGGTATTTCCAGAAGGATGCCGCCAGCGACAAGCTCGTGCCCGAGGGGATCGAGGGGCAGGTGCCCTACAAGGGCCCGGCGGGCGCGGTGGTGCACCAGTTGGTGGGCGGGCTGCGGGCCGCGATGGGCTATACCGGCTGTGCCACGGTGCCGGACATGCGCGAGAAGGCGCAGTTCGTGAGGATCACCGGCGCGGGCCTGCGCGAGAGCCACGTGCATGACGTGCAGATCACGCGCGAGAGCCCGAACTATCGGATCGGCTGA